One window of Sinorhizobium numidicum genomic DNA carries:
- a CDS encoding HugZ family protein — protein MSDKPSVLRETDDEARKLARVLLRSARSGALAAIEPESGGFPFVSRVLTGIDVDGAPVILVSQLSTHTKALLADRRASLLTGDPGKGDPLAHPRLTVQCDAEEVSRESAAHARIRERFLRRHPRSKLYVDFPDFGFFRLNPLRASLNGGFGRAYALTAEDLIISSPAVTALAEMESSAIEHMNIDHADAVKHYATVHCRASDGDWKVVGIDAAGLDLSDGERLKRLEFDAPIRDTAELRPLLKKLYR, from the coding sequence ATGAGCGACAAACCCAGCGTACTGCGCGAAACTGATGACGAGGCCCGCAAACTCGCCCGTGTCTTGCTTCGTTCGGCACGAAGCGGCGCGCTTGCGGCGATCGAGCCCGAAAGCGGCGGATTCCCTTTCGTCAGCCGCGTGCTGACCGGCATCGATGTCGATGGCGCACCGGTCATCCTTGTCTCTCAACTGTCGACTCACACCAAGGCGCTGCTTGCCGATCGGCGCGCGTCTCTCCTGACCGGCGACCCGGGCAAGGGCGACCCTCTCGCCCACCCCCGCCTGACCGTCCAATGCGACGCCGAAGAGGTTTCGCGCGAATCCGCGGCCCATGCCCGCATTCGCGAGCGATTCCTTCGCCGCCATCCCAGGTCCAAGCTTTACGTCGACTTCCCGGATTTCGGCTTCTTCCGCCTCAATCCGCTGCGCGCAAGCCTCAACGGCGGCTTCGGGCGCGCCTATGCACTGACGGCGGAGGACCTGATCATAAGCTCGCCCGCCGTGACCGCGCTCGCCGAGATGGAAAGCAGCGCGATCGAGCACATGAACATCGATCACGCCGACGCGGTGAAGCACTACGCGACAGTCCACTGCCGTGCATCGGATGGCGATTGGAAGGTCGTCGGAATCGACGCGGCAGGTCTCGATCTTTCCGATGGCGAGCGGCTGAAACGGCTCGAATTCGATGCGCCCATCCGGGATACAGCCGAATTGCGGCCGCTTCTGAAAAAACTTTACCGTTAA
- the choW gene encoding choline ABC transporter permease subunit: MEFLTENRIPIGGWAKAFVDWLTTNFELFFDQLANLLSAIISVLLFVLQTPHPLIVIAAVTALAWWFRRSVGITLFTGLGLLLIVNQGYWKETTETLALVLAASFVSMAVGVPLGIAAARRAWIYAIMRPILDLMQTIPTFVYLIPALILFGLGMVPGLIATVIFAIPAPIRLTRLGIISTPPSLVEAAESFGATPWQVLRKVELPFATPQIMAGLTQTIMLSLSMVVIAALVGANGLGVPVLRALNSVNVAKGFESGLCIVILAIVLDRLFRSSDEGDGA; the protein is encoded by the coding sequence GTGGAATTTCTGACTGAAAACCGCATTCCCATCGGGGGCTGGGCCAAGGCGTTCGTGGATTGGCTGACAACGAATTTCGAACTGTTCTTCGATCAGCTCGCAAATTTGCTGTCGGCAATCATCTCCGTGCTGCTCTTTGTGCTCCAGACGCCTCACCCGCTCATCGTCATCGCCGCCGTGACCGCACTTGCCTGGTGGTTCCGCCGGTCGGTCGGCATCACGCTCTTCACCGGTCTCGGTCTGCTGCTGATCGTCAACCAGGGCTACTGGAAGGAAACGACGGAGACGTTGGCGCTGGTCCTTGCGGCTAGCTTTGTGAGCATGGCCGTTGGCGTTCCGCTCGGCATCGCCGCAGCGCGACGCGCCTGGATCTATGCCATCATGCGCCCGATCCTCGACCTAATGCAGACGATTCCGACTTTCGTTTATCTCATTCCGGCGCTGATCCTCTTCGGCCTCGGCATGGTTCCGGGCCTGATCGCCACGGTGATCTTCGCCATTCCCGCACCGATCCGCTTGACCCGCCTCGGCATCATCTCCACGCCACCCTCGCTGGTCGAAGCGGCCGAGTCCTTCGGCGCCACCCCTTGGCAGGTGTTGCGGAAAGTGGAACTGCCGTTTGCGACCCCGCAGATCATGGCCGGCCTTACCCAGACCATCATGCTGTCCCTGTCGATGGTGGTCATTGCCGCGCTCGTCGGCGCCAACGGCCTCGGCGTTCCCGTCCTCAGGGCGTTGAACTCAGTCAACGTGGCCAAGGGCTTCGAGTCCGGCCTCTGTATCGTCATCCTTGCCATCGTCCTCGACCGCCTGTTCCGCTCGTCCGATGAAGGAGATGGTGCATGA
- a CDS encoding aspartate aminotransferase family protein: MSNRLNTTPNDLRAFWMPFTANRQFKKEPRLFVGAKDMYYTTHDGRTVLDGTAGLWCVNAGHCRPKITEAIREQAGELDYAPAFQLGHPKAFELANRLVDIAPEGLNHVLYTNSGSESVDTALKVALAYHRAKGNGSRFRLIGRERGYHGVNFGGISVGGIVSNRKMFGTLLTGVDHLPHTHLPGKNAFTHGEPEHGADLASELERIVTLHDASTIAAVIVEPVAGSTGVLIPPKGYLQKLREICTKHGILLIFDEVITGFGRLGTPFAAQYFDVKPDIITTAKGLTNGVIPMGAVFVTSEIHDAFMTGPEHLIEFFHGYTYSGNPIASAAALGTLDTYKEEGLLTRAAELAPYWEEALHSLKDCPHVIDIRNIGLIGAIELEPIAGEPTKRAFSAFLKAYEKGLLIRTTGDIIALSPPLIIEKGQIDELFDKLRDVLNNNI, encoded by the coding sequence ATGTCGAACCGCCTTAACACAACGCCGAACGATCTGCGTGCCTTCTGGATGCCGTTCACGGCCAACCGGCAATTCAAGAAAGAACCGCGCCTCTTCGTCGGCGCCAAGGACATGTATTACACGACCCATGACGGGCGGACGGTGCTTGACGGAACTGCCGGGCTCTGGTGCGTCAATGCCGGTCATTGTCGGCCCAAAATTACCGAAGCGATCCGCGAACAGGCGGGCGAGCTAGACTATGCGCCGGCATTCCAGCTCGGCCATCCGAAGGCCTTCGAGCTGGCCAACCGGCTCGTGGATATCGCACCCGAAGGCTTGAACCATGTTCTCTATACCAACTCGGGCTCCGAGTCGGTCGATACCGCTTTGAAGGTGGCGCTCGCCTATCACCGCGCCAAGGGCAACGGCTCGCGCTTCCGGCTGATCGGTCGCGAACGCGGCTACCATGGCGTCAACTTCGGCGGCATCTCCGTCGGCGGCATCGTCTCCAACCGCAAGATGTTCGGCACGCTTCTGACCGGCGTCGATCATCTGCCGCACACGCACCTGCCCGGCAAGAACGCGTTCACCCATGGCGAACCGGAGCATGGCGCCGACCTCGCCAGCGAGCTGGAGCGCATCGTCACGCTTCACGACGCGTCCACCATTGCCGCCGTCATCGTCGAGCCGGTCGCCGGTTCCACCGGTGTCCTGATCCCGCCGAAGGGCTATCTCCAGAAGCTGCGCGAAATCTGCACGAAGCACGGGATCCTGCTGATCTTCGACGAAGTCATCACCGGCTTCGGTCGTCTCGGCACACCCTTTGCCGCGCAATATTTCGACGTGAAGCCCGATATCATCACCACCGCCAAGGGTCTCACCAATGGCGTGATCCCGATGGGCGCAGTGTTCGTGACGTCGGAGATTCACGATGCCTTCATGACCGGTCCGGAACATCTGATCGAGTTCTTCCACGGCTACACCTATTCCGGCAACCCGATCGCATCGGCAGCGGCGCTCGGCACCCTCGACACATACAAGGAAGAAGGTTTGCTGACGCGGGCGGCCGAGCTTGCCCCCTACTGGGAGGAAGCTCTGCATTCGCTGAAGGATTGCCCGCATGTCATCGACATCCGCAACATCGGACTGATCGGCGCGATCGAGCTCGAGCCGATTGCCGGCGAACCGACGAAACGCGCCTTCTCCGCCTTCCTCAAAGCCTATGAAAAGGGTCTGCTGATCCGCACGACCGGCGATATCATTGCGCTGTCGCCGCCGCTGATCATCGAAAAAGGACAGATCGACGAACTGTTCGACAAGCTGCGCGACGTGCTGAACAACAACATCTGA
- a CDS encoding ArsR/SmtB family transcription factor, with amino-acid sequence MQPLSTEKHEEAEIAAGFLSAMANPKRLLILDSLIKEEMAVGALANKVGLSQSALSQHLSKLRAQNLVSTRRDAQTIYYSSSSNAVMRILGALAEIYGEDTKAVEEKPLVRKSA; translated from the coding sequence ATGCAGCCTCTTTCGACTGAAAAACACGAGGAAGCCGAGATAGCAGCCGGTTTCCTCTCGGCCATGGCCAATCCAAAACGCCTGCTCATCCTCGATTCTCTGATCAAGGAGGAAATGGCGGTCGGCGCATTGGCCAACAAGGTCGGCCTCAGCCAGTCGGCTCTTTCCCAGCACCTTTCGAAACTGCGTGCCCAGAATCTGGTTAGCACCCGTCGTGACGCACAGACGATCTATTATTCGAGTTCTTCTAACGCAGTCATGAGGATTTTGGGCGCGCTCGCTGAAATCTACGGCGAAGACACCAAGGCCGTGGAAGAAAAGCCCCTCGTCCGCAAATCGGCGTAG
- the choV gene encoding choline ABC transporter ATP-binding protein, producing the protein MTDTVVFKNVDIIFGKNPQTALQMVDRGKTRDEIGAATGLVLGVAGASLTINEGEILVLMGLSGSGKSTLLRAVNGLAPVVRGEVEIKTTNGSLNPYRCNAKSLRDFRMHTVSMVFQQFALLPWRTVADNVGFGLELAGVPDAERKKRVGEQLELVNLTKWADRKVNELSGGMQQRVGLARAFATGAPILLMDEPFSALDPLIRTRLQDELLEFQRRLKKTIIFVSHDLDEAFRIGNRIAIMEGGRIIQCGTPQEIVKNPANQYVADFVQHMNPITMLMAKDVMHTGVERAATIAGVTATAKPTTPLVDILDAMSRQPGSIGVVDNGSVVGTIDAQNIVEGLTRHRNKS; encoded by the coding sequence ATGACCGACACGGTTGTTTTCAAGAACGTCGACATCATCTTCGGCAAGAACCCTCAGACGGCCCTGCAGATGGTCGATCGGGGGAAAACCCGCGATGAGATCGGTGCCGCCACAGGTCTCGTACTCGGTGTCGCCGGCGCTTCGCTGACGATCAATGAAGGCGAAATCCTCGTCCTGATGGGCCTCTCCGGCTCCGGCAAGTCAACGCTGCTGCGCGCCGTCAACGGACTTGCGCCGGTCGTGCGCGGCGAGGTTGAGATCAAGACCACGAACGGCTCGTTGAACCCGTACCGTTGCAACGCCAAGTCGCTTCGCGACTTCCGCATGCATACGGTTTCCATGGTGTTTCAGCAATTCGCGCTGCTGCCTTGGCGGACCGTCGCCGACAATGTCGGCTTCGGTCTCGAACTGGCCGGCGTTCCCGATGCGGAACGAAAGAAACGCGTCGGCGAACAGCTTGAGCTCGTCAACCTGACGAAATGGGCCGACCGCAAGGTGAACGAGCTTTCGGGCGGCATGCAACAGCGCGTCGGCCTCGCCCGAGCCTTCGCCACCGGCGCCCCGATCCTCCTGATGGACGAGCCGTTTTCGGCGCTCGATCCATTGATCCGCACGCGGTTGCAGGACGAATTGCTCGAATTCCAGCGGCGGCTGAAGAAGACGATCATCTTCGTCAGCCACGATCTCGACGAGGCTTTCCGCATCGGCAATCGCATCGCCATCATGGAAGGCGGACGGATCATCCAGTGCGGCACACCTCAGGAGATCGTGAAGAACCCGGCAAACCAGTACGTTGCCGATTTCGTCCAGCATATGAACCCGATCACCATGCTGATGGCGAAAGACGTCATGCACACCGGCGTCGAACGCGCAGCGACGATCGCCGGCGTGACGGCAACTGCCAAGCCGACGACGCCGCTTGTCGACATTCTCGATGCCATGTCCCGCCAGCCGGGCAGCATCGGTGTGGTCGACAACGGCTCGGTCGTCGGCACGATCGACGCGCAAAACATTGTCGAAGGGCTCACGCGTCATCGCAACAAAAGTTGA